One Echeneis naucrates chromosome 16, fEcheNa1.1, whole genome shotgun sequence genomic window, CATGCTGTGTGATTCTCTTGCCCCATCACTCACTCTGGCACTTATGTGGTGTCCCTATGATGCCATTGGCAGCCTGCCAGGGTCGGTCATTGTATAGAGGTGCACAGCGCTCACAGTGGTCACCAGCTGTGTTGTGTCTGCAAACACACTTGCCGTGGACCTACCAAGCAAACACAACAGGCAGAAAATAAACCATTCCTTCGATGTTTTTGGAAGCTGAACGCATCTCTAAATAGTCTCAAGTATAGCAATAATATATTGTATTGAGTATTTTCCTCTTTTGaattttatctgtgtgtgtttgtatgtgtctcAACATCATTGCAAATGAAGGAAACTATgaggacagaaataaacaaatcctTACAAAAGGTACAAAAACATACATGACATATTTACTGATGCTGATTTCAAATTGCCTTCCCCGTGTTCTGTGTGATAAGTGTGTATTGCTACATAACCACAGTGATTACATGCTATGCAGCGTATTACTGCATATCTAACTTGTTCAAACCCCCCCAGGCCACGCTAGAATTAAACTGGTGCTCCTGTTCTCCATTTACAGTATAGACAATAACATGACAGAGACTTTGGGCTGTTAAAGCATTAAGATGAATACTATAATGAAGGTTTCCACATCTTTAAATCCCTCTAATGGTAGGTAAAGCTATGTCCTAATATCCAGTCTTCACTGCAACCCACAGGTTGTACAGCACATACCAGCCCACAGCTGTGTAACAAAGGACTGGTGGGAACAAAACCTCAAACCATCTACTCCCAATCTCACCacatcaacaaaaaacagagaccAGCGAAAACCGTCAGCAGGCTTCATCAAGACAAAACATCTTCACAACAGAACAAATTGTACAAGCATATTTGTTTGATGAAAGCCGGCGCACCTGCAAGCTGTATGTTACACAGAATCAAAACCAGAAAAGCTCACCATGTTACTGGTCTTCTGGGGGCTGGGCTGGTAGCCCCTGGCTGGAACACAGTGGTCAGCGTGTCCATTGCAGAGGCAGCTGCCTTTGACGATAAAGTCATATATTGCGTAGTGGTTAGTGGGGAGCACAGAAGAGCCAGGATGTTTGGCCTGACAGGGACacggctgctgctgcagcagacgGACTCTTAGGTTAGTGATCATGAGTTGGTCTTGAGCAGCTCGTCCATAGGGATCCACTGAGTGCCAGGGGGACAGAGCTTGATAGATTACCTGGAAATAGTAATAGACATGAGACTctctgaaaaacatttgttgtttcactGGTGAAGAAATTATGACATTGCTTTCTTATTTTAGTGataccaaaaaataaacaggcaTCAGTCTGGCTCTTTAAACAGTTGCTATTCTAAGTAAATCTGAGTAAACTCCAATGTAAACATGGACAAATGCCTCTTGTTCCCCTTCATTAAGTTTAATGTTTATCTTTCTCAAACAAACTGTATGTATTAAGGTGCTTAAAGATTTTGTGGAAATGTTGAATCTCCAAAATGTCTGGAACTATGAGCAGCTTTTTCTCCTCTAATTTAACCACACTGAACACCTCAAGCAGCATCAGCCCTGTATGTACAGTGTTTATAAATTATtacctgcaaaaacacaaatataatctTTGCTGAAATGATAGGTGCCATTTTTTATTATAGTCTCAATCCATACTTAATAACATCCTACACTGTCCATCTGTACTGTTTACAAGTGGAATGCATTGATGTAATTTATTTAGTGGGTGCATGTCAAGAACAAGTGTATTCACTGTAAACTCGCACCTGCACTAACAAAAGGTTGTCTTGTGATGGCGGTGCATACATACTTCATGTCATTACTGCAAGCAGAGTGTATAGTATGGTGCTGTCTTAGTAcggaaaatgtttacattttcttgtaACATTTTGGGGATGTCTCTGAGCCTTGAGCAACAGAGACACTGATTATGATGCGTGTGGGGTTTACACCATGGAGCTGACAAACTGATAGACACATACTTGCTGCAAATACACTGCAATTATGAGATCAGTCAAAACCAAATATTCACTCAGACGCGGCCCTCCCAACATGGTCTGAGGCACTTTGGAGTAAAACTAATCTCTAGCTGACGCCGTCTGTGTGACTGGATGTGTCTGCCCATGAACTATCTATATCTGCTGCAGCAGGTACAAGTCCACATTGATTGACTGTTCAGTGTTGACGGTAATATCAACTTCATGATTAGATCTGTGCAACTGATAGCTTGACCTCAAGTCCCCATGCAGAGTTAACTAAATTATATGAATGTGTTGATAATAAAGACCATTCATTCCCAGGTGCTTGTGGTGGCTCTGTTCTTAAATTCAATCTGAGCCAGACTAAGCATCATCTCAACTTTCAGTAATTCACTTTTAGTTTTCACTCAGTAGGGATGGATCTAGAGACGTGGAGCTGTGCTGGGAAACTACTGCACACTAAAATACTCTCAAACAATGAAACCTGTAGCAAATCGTGTCAGTCCTGATTTGTTCAAATCAATGCTGCTGAAGTTTGTAATGTTAATTGGGTACATAGGGGAAAatcaaacaatgtttttttttctcctgcaaaATAACCAAATATATTGGTAGGAATAGTTTTAAAACAGGAGCAGAAATATTTGGGCCCTTGGCCTCCAAAAAATGTGGCCCTCAGAGCAAACTTAACTGAATAGCTCTGTAATAGATCATCTCAGTGCCAATAAATGGACATCAAGAGTGCTGGGGAAGTGTGCGTCAGCACCAACTTCCCTTCACCTAGTGTTGCTGTATGACACCTCTGTGTGCCTGAGCAGGCAAAAGCATCAGAGCAAGGTAGAGCAAGAAATTGAAATATAAAGCATAACAGATAACACTCCAAATCACTGAGCACTTAGAGTCAGTTCAGGCTGTTTCTCTTGTTTGCTTATTTTGgccccatcacacacacacaccctctcgGTATTGTCACACTTCATGAACCTGTGGACTCACCTCTCCTCTGGTGCAGGGAAAAGCTCCTGAATATTTGGATGTGCATGTTGCTTCGCTCTCTCCGACCGTTGAGCCCTCGGTGAGGCCAAACGCCTCCTCGCAGTCCCGGGCGTAGTACCGGAGGGTCTTCCACGTGCGTCCGTGATCCTGGGAGCGCTCCAGGGTCATGGCAGCGGGGCGGGGGGAGCGGAACAGGAGGATGAGGTGGGTGAAGAGGAACCGAGTCTCCAGGTCCAGCTGGAGGGTCTCCTCTGTCACCCCCTCCGCAGACTGCCACCAGGTGTCGGGGTAACGGAAGGAGGAGTCGCTCATGGCAGACGGAGGGTGCGCCTGGCTGGGGATGGCAGAGCTGCACTTGCCGCACTGAGCCGCCGGGCAGGCGTCCTTCCTGCGGGGAGCGGCTGTCTGCCGGTAGAAGCAGTAGGGCTCGGAAAAGTTGGAGCCGCACACTGTCTGGGCGCTCAGCACCCTTCCCTGGACCAGGTTACCCATCTGTGGGTTGCAGgatctgctggagcagctgctcTCCGCAGCTGGATCTCTCCTTCGGGGCGTCTCTGCTGAGAAAAGTGTGcgtttatttttgtataatcTGTGTGAGGATGACAGAGCCGTACGTGTTTGCTCACTTAGATAGACAGTGCCTTAGGGGCTGTTCTGCTGCAAACGGATCGTGGTCACACGCGTTTGTTTCATTTACTCACATCCTCACAAATTACACGCGCAAAGGTTTGAACCACAAGTCTACACTCACCGTCTGGAAGAGGGGAGGATGCGCACAGCGGAAAAAGGATCAGTAAACTCCACAGTCTCATCCTGAAGGAGTTTAATTTTTGGACGCGAGCAGGAAGACACCTCCACCAGCTTGATCCAAGGAGTCCCACCTGTTAATAATCCGAAATTGCTCTAAAACAGAGAATAAACTAACATGCTGCTGGGACGTAGAAATGAGGAAACATAAATGACTGGAGTGCAAACGTATCTGTCTGTCATCGTGACGAAATGCCACGTTAATCTAAAGCAGTGCAATCCACGAGTTATGCAGTCATTATCCTTTCATTATTCCACCTCACACACTTCAAGGTTCAACTCTGCCGTGTAGAGTTCATTGACATTTGGGGATATGAAGAAGCAAGCACCGCCCTCCTCTGGATGTTTCCcacacccctcccctccccgaTTCCTAAAAGCACTCcttaaaaaatagaaatgatatCAAAACCATCTCTGGAATGTTTGGGGGAAACATCAATCACCTTTTAATCTGAGAAGGGgattgaaataaagaaaagggttGTTActcaaatgtgaagaaaaacacacatttactgaaCGATGAAGGAAATTAGTTGTCATCAGATctacagaggaaatgaaatgtttagaGATGAAACATTGACTGCGGCATTTTGGCTGCTTCCATAAAACTACACAAGTACTGAAGTGTGTCACTGTTGCATTCCTTCCACATATCACCACTTATTTCTAACTGCCACTCATTAACCACGCTTTACCTGCCCCTCAGACAGACAAGTCCTGGACCTGAGGGGTCACATAACCCTCGACCCCTGTAATCATCCAGTTGCAtgcctttttttaaactttaacacTGACTTCATCTATTGGGGAAAAGGAGACATTTCAAGGGGGAAAATACTGCATATGCATAACAGCCTCCTATATGCAGCTTCATCTGTGACTAACAAGATTTATCATTCTCAATTCATACCATGTAAAAGCTCTAAAGAAAAACTGGAGCAGACAGTCAAAGACAAGGCAGGCTGACGAGTAGAGGTGACAAGGGAGCAGTGTCATTTGGAATATACATTATACCTGTGAATACATGCGGTCAGGAGTGATTTGTTCTCGTTGTGAATGTGGCCTGTCACATGAATCATCCTCTCATATTTGTGCAAGTTAAAGAAGGAGAAGGGGAGTCATGAGCACTCTCCGTCACTTCCCTAAGGCATCCTGGCCCTGATGGATCAGAACATTCCTGGAATACTGTGACTCTCGTGACAGTGGTGGCCTCTTCTCTTACAAGGGGACGGGGttcgtgtctgtgtgtttttagatTTGCATGGGTTATTTCAGGCGTCTCCAGACGATCCACCGGGGCACGGGCTGATGCACCTTGAGCTGTTCTCTTTGCACatcatttgcttgtttttcaatCGTAAAATCCCAGGGGTCACCACGAAAAATGCTGCAGGAAGGATGTCTAATCTTGGCCAGTCTGTGGTCTATTCCCCTGACAGGATGAAAGCAAGGAGCATTACAAACAAATTCCTTCAATCTCTTTAACtccagctgtttgttgtttttctctgttatgGCTCAACAGAATTAAAGTCATGTCATTTGGGGAATAATACACTAATTAGTTTATACTTCGCTTATGTGGTTTTTGGCAAAGACTTCAGTCAAAATGCTGATAACTCTTAAGCTACTGCCAGGAGTTTTTATCTCAGGTTAGCACTGGAAATATCAATGAGGGGAAACTAGCtacatttctgcagctctcAAATTAATGTGTTatagcttgtttgtttttacagaacaCAATGTGAAAAAGTGTCAATTTGCTGTTTTATGAGGGTGACATGTCAAAATATATCATGCCGGAGACACCACCAGACTTGGCCAAGAAACAGTCCAGAACATAGTGCCCAGTAAGACCACAACTCATTACTTGTGCTTATAGAACATTATAATTAATGACTTTAGGGGTGCTGTTGGGCAGAATTTGTTACTTTTAAACAGAACCAGTTTTCCTGAGCTCAGGTAACAAGCTGCCAGTTAAAGCTTCATATTTTACTATATTGGCAAGAGAAACTTCTCATTTAACTCCcagaaaggaaggaaatgttCCCCAAAACAATGCCTTCAACAGAAGGCATTGTTTTATGGGCTTTATATCCAGGAAGTATTCCACTTTTGTTGTATTGTAAAAGTTTCTAACTGGATACCACAAGAAAAGGTTTGTGCATATAAATGCAGTAGTCAACATGAGGCCGGATGATACCATGCAGCAGAGGGTTTAGATCATCCTTGTGTTGTCGGTACTGGACCTCCGCAACCAATTATGCTGCTGTAGTTTCATCATCTGATAGGCCAATAAGATGACACACTCAGGCCCGTTCCACTGCTTCTGGCTTGTTTTATTTCCAGACTGTAAAAGGATATggctccctcctcccccctcatGCTGCCATGTCACCTAGTACCTTCAGCTCACTGAACTGTCTCAACCCTTGCAAATAATCTGTCTACTCCCCTGTAAAAGCCAGACAAAAAGCCAGACATGCTCCAGGCGAGGAGGCTAGGTGCCGTGCCCGCGGGCTAGGCATTAAACGGAGGGAAGGCTCCCGAGACCCCCTGTTACTGGTTTTTACGCTTCCATTTTTTATGACGTTTATCACTGCTATCTGTCTGCTTCTCCCTAGTCATAACATTGCCCTCACCCATGTTTCATCAGCAGGCTCAATctgtaatgaaagaaaaaaatgaaacaaggaTCATTTTCTGTGAATATTAGTACTGAATTTCAACTCCTCCCATTATGtagctcatttattttataaaaagacTGCAGTAAGATTCGACATTAATTAGCACAGCAAGTGGTTCACTCAGTCCGCCGTACACACGTTTCCCTCAGGAGCCTCCTCCATCCAGACGCCTCTGGAAGTTTACATTCTATATTTTATGTCACCTTTTGACATCCTGTCTCACTGCACAGGAAAGACTGAACAGATGACTGAGCACAGGCTTGAATTAACAGTCAGAGTGGCCAAATATACAGGGGAACTGTGGGAGTTTCACGTTCATAAAAGCCAGACGGGCGGATGTgtcatattttagttttttaattgttattggAGGAGAGCGGAAGGCCCAGAGACGGCTAACGCTTCACTGTGTCCCGTCATCCACCATGTGGCAGGAgtagaaggaaaaaagaaaacctagAGTATCATTAACAGTGGGGAAAGTGACACTTTTTACTACTGTACAAACCACAGGTGCATGCTCTTCTTTGGTGTATTGAAAAACTGATAGCTGAAAGAGCGAACCTGCAGGAAACCAGCTacaatacatattttaaaattacataaattaCATGATGTTACAAATTTCTCAACATTGAAAGGTTTCTCTTGTCCGATATCACTGGAAAAACAGCTAAAAGAATGCAGTTAGATTTCTAAACAGACGTTTTGGCATAGGTTTTTGTTATCACTGGGCCTCCATCTTTAACATCAGTGCtaattcagtgtgtttttaaatcgTTAATCATTTTTGGCTGGCAATTGTTCTTTCGAAAACCAATAAgtgcagatttatttattgaatgaTTGCCAATTTTGCACATATGTTGACATCAGTCAGCATCCTCTACATCTTTGGACAATCCGTGAATCCCATTACTAAGAATCATACGTGATGCTAAAAATGGAGACTGTGTAATGTGTGAGAAGCAAAACAGGAGAAATATCTCACCACTTTTCTTAGCAATCACTTCACACATGAACGTGGCCAAAATCCATGGCACCGTCTTTGTCTTTAACTTGGATGCATGATTTTCTCTGATGTCGGTCCTAGAAAATCAAGATATTAGCAGCAGCTTGGAAACGACTTGGAAGTTTGTTCCATTTGTGATAGCGATGGACAAGTTGTAATTTATTATATTCTTTAAAAAGGCCAGTTGGCACATTAAATCAACAGTGAAGTGTAAGAGTTTCTTGTAGACTGAAAATGTGATGGAAAATATGTAAATCAGCAGAGGAAAAGCATGTTACTTGTTATATAAAATTGGCTGTTATTCAGGTGCTTTTCAACATTTACCGTCAGCACAAAACCGTTCAATGAATTAATTTGAGTTACAAAGGACAGACTAGAAGCCTATTCAGTAGTCAGCATACTATTGACCTGGAGAATGGAAATAGCACATAATGGTGTGGTTGGCAGAGTGTCAGACTGTTATCAATAAGGGAGTTTGTGATCCTTATTAGGTAAGAATTAAACAAGGAATACCAATGAGAGgggcacggcagcatagtggttagcgctgttgccccacaataagaatgttGTGGGTTcggatttcctcccaccatccaaagacatcatgtttggattaattggtgactctaaattgtctgtaggtttgagtgtgagtgtgagtggttgttggtctctgtctgtctctgtgtgttagccctgtgatggaccggtgacctgtccagggtgtaacccgccctcacccagtgtgagctggaattggcaccccccatgaccttgaagcggataagcagtagaagataaatgagtCAACACCAATGACAGAGtttttttcattgcaaaaaTGGATAGCTGGCCATTCAGGGTGTAGCCCTTTCCCCGTAGCAAAAAGCCAAGTTCACAAGGGAAGACCCCTGAGGTTGTGACAGACAAGTGACCTTGGACTTTGGAGGATGCTTTTTGCTTGTTCCAAACTGAAACTTTGCTGGGACATTCCATTTATACAATTTTTCACCAActtgttgcatttgtttgtttttgaatgcaTTTCTAGTgataaaaaattacaataagtcataaaacatttgaaagtgcTGAGATAAGGGATTATTACTACAATATGCtataatatatttatgtttgtgacATGACGTCTGCACGTGTGGTTGATGTGAAATGGCCTAAAGATCCACTTTGGTTGGCGAGCAAGGGGAGGCTGTTAGTGGTTCCCCTCAGATGCTCCGTTGAGAAGTAGACAGGACATAATCTCAGTAAAGGATGGAAAGGATTTGACTACTGGAGCCGCCTTGTGTTATGAGAGGAATGTCTGCTGCTTCACCAACGTGATCTTGCTTCACACTCCTGGCGGAATGTACCGTGTCTAAATGTGATGACATATCAGTAAGCAGAGATGTACACACAACCAACTGACTGACTACTTACCATTGAAAGTGTGAAATAAACCTGGATGAAAGTCATCATTGTTTCCACCTTGTTGCTTAACTAAATCATCAACatctgtctctcagtgaacCAGTGGCTGGTGAAAGAAGTGCTTAGATACTTACGTAAAAGGCAAAgatgtatgtatataaatgtgtgtgtccaacctactattgtgtttgctttttcatACCCTTAAGACTGTGTTTCTATATTTGgtccttgttttttttgggtATATCAAGCATATGTATGGaaggagatgaaaataaacCTGACCctataaaaaaagtaaaagagttCACTCTGAAATTTGGTGAAGTAGAAAGTAAACGTCAGTTAAGTACAAATGCTGCACAATTTCTTAATTTAAGTATAGTAAATGTACTACGTTACTTTCCTCTACAAACCTGTCCTTGGTAAATGAGAGCTGTCCTGTCTGAAGGCACTGGCACTGCAGTTTGTTTCACGGTTAGAGAATCAGACAATCATGACCCAACACATTACGGTCTACAGATACTAAATTAATTAACTTTTCACCGTTTTTCCCCTCACTGTGTTTATGAATAAATCTAGCTGGAAGAGAAGGTCGGCTTGTATCCAACAATTTGGTGACTGGAGAAAACATACAATGATTTTCATAAGACAGAAATTGGATCTCTTGGTATATCATACTGCAGGGTCgcccatttttcatttgttaaaatgGAGGAATGTTGCCACCCAGTGGTGAAAATTGAATTTTGGAATGAGGTAATCTACTAGCCAAATGGGTTTATACCACAGGTGTGCAAATAACAGCAAGGAGCAAGGCTttggttcaaatcccagaccATGCAAGCAGTTTACCGTGCTTCATTTCCTACTAGTACTTGTCATGGTTGGACCATAACTCAATGCACTCAATTTAATTACCTCATCATTTACCAAtacaaagaaaagagacaaactAACAATGTGCCTCTGGGTGTATTATGATTGTATATGGAATCTTAGGAATTGCAGTTAAGCAAATGTTAAATTTTTATAATCAACTAGTCTATTTTTCAGCAATGTACTTGTCTCCCTCTTGATTCTTTTGTGGGGCAATTTGCAACAATCATTTGGTAAAGTCTCCCGTTGAATATTATCCTTGTGCAGCCTAGCCTGGAGAACGTAATCTATTTTTGCAATGGTCGAGTAGTTCTAAGTAAGAACATTAAGTACATGGGTGTAATGGAAAAGGATTCCCAATCTCAaactaaagaaacaaatgttccatgttcaaatttgaaatgttaatCTAATTTTTGTTGGTAAAATTACCTATGTGGAAACATCCTGCACCGATCTTTTGCTACTGTACCTGCTTATTAGCCTTAACTTGGTTCTTAACTGGTAACCTGAGGTTCAAGGGGTGGTTTTAATGTTCCACAGCACAGTCAGATTTTACTATCTTGACGTAAACCCAAATACAAATTTAATACACAGTAACTCCAATGTACAAATTCACCTTTACCTACATTTCACAGTTAACCCTCTGGAATGCAGAGACAACAGCAAAGTGTATAATGCTCATTTTAAGAGATAAGGCCTCCACAAACATTACAACAGGCACTGCTCATGGCACTGTAAAAGATGGCAGTGATGACAGGACAAATCAAATTCGTCTTTGTTCAGTGACCTCACTTCTGTTCAAATGTCCTCCAGGTGTTGTCCCTGAAATAAACTTTGCAATCACAGCTTTAAGAAGAGTTCGGACTCTTCAATGGCATCTATTTTTTAGAAGTAGCAGTTAGACTAGCCCCCAAATAATGATTTTGTTTAGGTATCAATAGTTAGACGAGCAGATAATGAATGATGCCTTAGAGGAGGTAGAACCTCttgtggttttgtttggttCTGGCTTCATACATTGTCTTTACTTACCTcttctcctgtgttagctggAGGATAGCCAGTGATCAGAGGTCTAAGCAATGCATCTCAATTTTTTCCCAAACACACTGCGGAGTAGACACACATTGCACATTAGAGATACACTACTCCACGCAAAAAAGTTACAAAGTTACTTTAGTGCTTCATTCAACTGACCAAGGATACAGTCCTGAGTTCAGCCTCTGCTCGACACGTATAGATCGTGTTGTTCTGCACTACAGCAACTACAAAGATGAATCAAACGTTTAATTGCGTAAAGAAATGTgacccaaagaaaaaaaaagtatctaaAGACATTTCTGTCACCAAACCTTTCCCACGACCATCTGTTTACAGAAGGAGAAGGTAGGTCTCGGTTCATTCTCATATGGCTCTTGTTTTAGTTACAAAGTGGGCTGGAGCTACAGGTGACATTAGCTAGCCTGAAGGTAGCCGTAGCACAAACATTATCTGCCTTTTTGCTTTCAATGCGTGAGAGCTTTTCAGTCAAGATTTTAATGTATATTTACATCATTTGCTCCAAAAACTAAACTTCGGGCAGTTTAGCATTTTCATTCACTGAATTAAAGCTAATGCTAATTACCGAAGTCGGCTAGGTGGGATGGCGAATTAGACCATTGCTAGGCAACCGACGTCCACTGCACTTCCGCCTTTTAGTTGTTAGCCATATTTACGGCGAAGGTACAACGAAAAGagtaaaaatgtcttttcccTGCGTTAGTCGAGCTTTGAATACGGCAGTTTTGGAGCACTGACAGcgtcccttcgatagctcagttggtagagcggaggactgtagaggcgTTGtagctgaaatccttaggtcgctggttcgaatccggctcgaaggagacatgtttttttttttttttttttttttagtggtgtTCCCTATCAGATTTCTTGGTTTCTTATTTCTGCCATAtcagtgtttgtgcttttagCCTCTGCACTTCCGGGACTTGTGGTAGGTAACGTTATAGAATGTTTTGGTCGATgcattaaaacatcaaaatgatAAAACTTAACAAACCCTCCTCACTAACAAGTAGCTTTATGAGTCCAGACTGACTCCATGATGTGGAGATTACATGCTACAGGCCTCCTTCTTCTTATTGACGCTAAAGATGAACGTCTATGGCCTAGTGTGTTTGAAATTATTGTTGTCCTGTTGGCAATTAATTTTAGACAACTCAGATGTCTCCCTTATTGCATGATGGCAAGAACCTAAATATCCAAGTTCTGTAAAACGTCTGCACTCTATATAGAATATACAGTGGCGCAGATAAAAGTTTGTTGATAAACACTTCCAACATGGACCTGAACTGTAGGAGGTTAAGTGAGGTTGGGCTGTTGCCCTGGTGTTACCTGTAAATGAGGTGGATCTCAGGAGCCACTGTcaaacagtgtgtttgtggttccTGTGGAATCGTTACTTGTTTGGAAAAGGTTGCGAGTGCAACAATGGAAATGAACTTGTTGACCCACCAAGGCCAAACACATGACAAAGTCTTTATTGTCGGCACAAGCGACTGCTGCACTCAGTGCTATAATCTATCATGAGTTGTTTGTGTAACCTTTGAATTTTCTGACCTAAACTGCTTTTACAAGTCTGTGAAATGAC contains:
- the LOC115056054 gene encoding netrin-4-like isoform X2; the encoded protein is MRLWSLLILFPLCASSPLPDETPRRRDPAAESSCSSRSCNPQMGNLVQGRVLSAQTVCGSNFSEPYCFYRQTAAPRRKDACPAAQCGKCSSAIPSQAHPPSAMSDSSFRYPDTWWQSAEGVTEETLQLDLETRFLFTHLILLFRSPRPAAMTLERSQDHGRTWKTLRYYARDCEEAFGLTEGSTVGESEATCTSKYSGAFPCTRGEVIYQALSPWHSVDPYGRAAQDQLMITNLRVRLLQQQPCPCQAKHPGSSVLPTNHYAIYDFIVKGSCLCNGHADHCVPARGYQPSPQKTSNMVHGKCVCRHNTAGDHCERCAPLYNDRPWQAANGIIGTPHKCQKCKCNGHAKSCHLSRGLWLASGQRSGGVCDDCRHNTDGRHCQSCKNGFFRDPSRPKTAPDSCKPCSCHPVGSVLSGGSPLCSPSSGECTCKPGVGGPRCDSCMIGYWGLHEYGCRPCDCTGDCDPYTGDCIPGSDVEVFYTATGHMGNSSNSSEKALFRVEELFSALHHSEKCECVEVTLGSPKLFCAAEYDYVLLVKVMSAHDKGSHAEVEVKVKKILYQNPQMKIQRGSVTLYPESWTIQGCTCPILNPGSEYVVAGYEDWRTSRLMVNSKSLVKPWKSSLGRKIFHMLKRDCGRR
- the LOC115056054 gene encoding netrin-4-like isoform X1 is translated as MRLWSLLILFPLCASSPLPDAETPRRRDPAAESSCSSRSCNPQMGNLVQGRVLSAQTVCGSNFSEPYCFYRQTAAPRRKDACPAAQCGKCSSAIPSQAHPPSAMSDSSFRYPDTWWQSAEGVTEETLQLDLETRFLFTHLILLFRSPRPAAMTLERSQDHGRTWKTLRYYARDCEEAFGLTEGSTVGESEATCTSKYSGAFPCTRGEVIYQALSPWHSVDPYGRAAQDQLMITNLRVRLLQQQPCPCQAKHPGSSVLPTNHYAIYDFIVKGSCLCNGHADHCVPARGYQPSPQKTSNMVHGKCVCRHNTAGDHCERCAPLYNDRPWQAANGIIGTPHKCQKCKCNGHAKSCHLSRGLWLASGQRSGGVCDDCRHNTDGRHCQSCKNGFFRDPSRPKTAPDSCKPCSCHPVGSVLSGGSPLCSPSSGECTCKPGVGGPRCDSCMIGYWGLHEYGCRPCDCTGDCDPYTGDCIPGSDVEVFYTATGHMGNSSNSSEKALFRVEELFSALHHSEKCECVEVTLGSPKLFCAAEYDYVLLVKVMSAHDKGSHAEVEVKVKKILYQNPQMKIQRGSVTLYPESWTIQGCTCPILNPGSEYVVAGYEDWRTSRLMVNSKSLVKPWKSSLGRKIFHMLKRDCGRR